The Helicobacter ganmani nucleotide sequence AAATATGTAGAGTTTAGTATGTATTATGCACTTGTGGATTCCTTGGCAGCAGAACACAGTGCGCGCATGCAGGCAATGGATGCGGCAACAAATAATGCAGGAGAGATGGCTAGAACTCTTACAATTGCCTACAATAAAGCAAGACAACAAGCAATTACGACAGAGTTAGTTGAAATTAATACTGGCGTTGAGTCAATGAAATAAGGAGTATATTAAATGTCAGAAAATATGGTAGGAAAAATCATTCAAGTAATGGGTCCTGTTGTAGATGTAGATTTTGATTCTTATCTACCAGCAATCAATGAGGCGTTAGATATTGATTTCGCAGTAGATGGGCGGAATCACAAATTAGTTTTAGAAGTTGCAGCACATATTGGAGATAATAGAGTGCGTGCAATTGCTATGGATATGACAGAAGGACTTACAAGAGGTGAGAAAGTTGTTGCAAGAGGTAATCCTATTACTGTGCCAGTAGGTGAGCAGGTTTTAGGAAGAATTTTCAATGTAATTGGTGAAGTAGTAGATGGAGGAGAAGAACTAAAAAATCCTGAAAAATGGTCTATCCACAGAACAGCTCCAAGCTTTGAAGACCAAAGCACAAAAACAGAAATGTTTGAAACAGGCATCAAAGTGGTTGATTTGCTTGCTCCTTATTCTAAAGGTGGTAAAGTTGGACTTTTTGGTGGTGCAGGTGTTGGTAAAACCGTCGTTATTATGGAGTTGATTCACAATGTTGCTTTTAAACATAGTGGTTATTCTGTATTTGCAGGTGTTGGTGAAAGAACACGCGAAGGAAATGATCTTTATCACGAAATGAAAGAATCGGGAGTTTTGGATAAAGTTGCCTTGTGCTATGGTCAGATGAATGAACCACCAGGTGCAAGAAATAGAATCGCATTTACAGGTTTAACAATGGCAGAATATTTCCGTGATGAAAAAGGATTAGACGTTCTTATGTTTATTGATAATATTTTCCGTTATGCGCAAAGTGGTTCAGAAATGTCGGCACTTCTTGGGAGAATCCCTTCTGCTGTTGGTTATCAACCCACATTGGCAAGCGAAATGGGTAAATTGCAAGAACGTATTACTTCCACCAAAAAAGGTTCTATTACTTCTGTTCAAGCAGTTTATGTGCCAGCAGATGACTTGACTGACCCAGCACCAGCTTCCGTATTTGCTCACCTTGATGCAACAACGGTGTTAAATAGAAAGATTGCTGAAAAAGGAATTTATCCTGCGGTAGATCCGTTAGATTCTACTTCTAGGATTCTTGACCCTCAAGTAGTTGGTGAAGAGCATTATAAAGTTGCAACAAGTGTGCAACAAGTGCTTCAAAAATATAAAGATTTGCAAGATATTATTGCTATTTTGGGTATGGATGAGCTTTCAGAAGAGGATAAAAAAGTCGTTGAAAGAGCAAGAAAGATTGAAAAATTCCTATCTCAACCATTCTTTGTTGCGGAAGTATTTACAGGAAGTCCGGGTAAATATGTTACTCTTCAAGAAACATTGGAAGGCTTTAAAGGTATCTTAGAGGGCAAATATGATCATATTCCAGAAAATGCTTTTTATATGGTTGGCAACATTAATGAGGTCCTTGAAAAAGCGGAGAAAATGAAAGCTAATGCCTAAGGAGCTTTGATGGAAACCTTAAAATTAGATATTGTAACTCCAGAGGGCAAGATTTTTTCCAATGATGTCAAAAGCGTTACACTCCCCGGTAGTGAGGGAGAGTTTGGCGTTTTACCCGGACACGTTGGAGTTGTAACTACACTTAGTGCGGGTGTAATTGAAATTGAAAAGAAAGACAATAAAAAAGAAATTGTTGCGATTAATTGGGGTTATGCAAAGGTAGATGAAAAAAGTGTTGATGTCTTAGTTGAAGGGGCGGTAGATATTAACGGAAACAGTGAAGGTGAAATTGCGCAAGCAATTGCAAATGCGAAAAAACTCTTGGAAGAATCAACAGACAATAATGTTGCAGTTTCAATGGTAGTTTCTCGCATTGAAAATACTGCAAAGAGTTCTCTGTGAATCTAACCACTTTGCTAAGTGACTATGGTGTTACAGCCATAGTTGTTTTGGTTTGGCTCTCTTTATATTTTATCTTAGTGGTTTGGACTTTTGTTTATCGTTATCTTGTGCTAAATATAGCATTAAATAATGAAAAAAAATGTCTTGAAGTTTTATTGAGTGGGCGCAATGCCTTACCAAAAAATTCGCTTTTGGGTTCTAATCTCATCGGTATTGATAAAAAACTAACAGAACCAATGTTGCAATATTCGCTTGACAAAGCCATTAAAGACGCAACGATTGGTTTAACCTTTCTTGGAATCGTAGCTTCTACTGCGCCTTTTATTGGATTATTTGGCACAGTGGTTGAAATTTTAGAAGCTTTTTCTAAGCTAGGAACAAACTCCAAAGCGACTTTAGATGTGATAGCCCCAGTAATTTCTAAAGCACTTGTTGCAACTGCTGCTGGGATTCTGACTGCAGTTCCAGCTTATTCTTTTAATTTATTTTTAAAACGCAAAGTCTTTGAATTGAACACTTATTTGCAATTACAGATTAATGTATTAATCTCTCCAAAAACAAATTTATAAACTTATAGGGCAAGAAGTGAAAACACATTATAATTGGGACGAGACGCCAGATTTAAATATTACACCATTGGTAGATATTATGCTTGTGCTCTTGGCTATTCTTATGGTAACCGCTCCTGTGATTGTTTATCAAGAAGAGATTGCTTTGCCGCAGGGCTCAAAAAGTGCAAAGATGCAAGAAGATTCCAAAATTGAAATTCGTATGGATTTGAAACGTAATATTTATCTTAAAGATGATATTTTGACTTTTGATAGTTTTCCAGATGCATTTATTATGTTTGCAAATGCCTATGATAAGAATACACAAGTTTATATTAGAGCGGATAAGAATCTTAAATATGATGATGTTATCTATGTATTAAAAATTGCAAAACAAACAGGCTTTACAAGGGTTTCACTCGTTACTGATGGCTAGAATCATTTTATTTTTTGGAAGCGGTGGAATCGCTATTTTCAGCTATGCGTTGATAATTGTATTCTTGATATGGCAGTTTAGCGTAGTGCAAAAATCGCCTAAAGCTTATGCTGCTTACAAAGAAACAACTTTTAGCATTGATTTAATTGAAGAGACAAAGCCAAAGCCTACTATCAAAGTTGCTCAAAAAAAAGTTGAAAAAAAAGTTGAAAATATTCCAATCAAAAAAGAAAGTGCCTCTAGGAGTGCAAATGTTGGTGTAGGGATTAATGAACTTTTTAAACAAGTGGATTCCAAAATGCCTGTTAAAAAGGAATCATTGAAACCTCAAAGTCAAAATGACAAAGTTGCAAAAAAGAAAAAGGCAAATGAAACTTCTCAAAGTGAAGAATTAAGTAATGAGCTAGAAAAGATTATGTCCAACCTAGATACTCAAAAAACTTTAAGTTTTGTTACTCCTAAGGGTGAATATGATGCGTTTTATGCTAAAGTTCAGGAAATTTTGGCACAGAATTGGAATCCCATTCGCACTTTGCAAGAGCATAAGGCAGAAGTGCAAATCACCATTAATTCGCTAGGGCAATTTTCTTATTCTATTATTCAATTATCTGGGAATTTAGATTTTGATAAAGCATTGCAAGAGTTTTTGGATATAATGCGCACGCAAGAATTTCCACGCTTTGAAGGTGGAGCTCAAACCAAAATAATGGTAACTTTTAAAACCGAGGTGTAAGATGAAAAAAATCTATCTTTTATTGTTT carries:
- a CDS encoding energy transducer TonB, whose product is MARIILFFGSGGIAIFSYALIIVFLIWQFSVVQKSPKAYAAYKETTFSIDLIEETKPKPTIKVAQKKVEKKVENIPIKKESASRSANVGVGINELFKQVDSKMPVKKESLKPQSQNDKVAKKKKANETSQSEELSNELEKIMSNLDTQKTLSFVTPKGEYDAFYAKVQEILAQNWNPIRTLQEHKAEVQITINSLGQFSYSIIQLSGNLDFDKALQEFLDIMRTQEFPRFEGGAQTKIMVTFKTEV
- a CDS encoding MotA/TolQ/ExbB proton channel family protein, whose protein sequence is MNLTTLLSDYGVTAIVVLVWLSLYFILVVWTFVYRYLVLNIALNNEKKCLEVLLSGRNALPKNSLLGSNLIGIDKKLTEPMLQYSLDKAIKDATIGLTFLGIVASTAPFIGLFGTVVEILEAFSKLGTNSKATLDVIAPVISKALVATAAGILTAVPAYSFNLFLKRKVFELNTYLQLQINVLISPKTNL
- a CDS encoding biopolymer transporter ExbD → MKTHYNWDETPDLNITPLVDIMLVLLAILMVTAPVIVYQEEIALPQGSKSAKMQEDSKIEIRMDLKRNIYLKDDILTFDSFPDAFIMFANAYDKNTQVYIRADKNLKYDDVIYVLKIAKQTGFTRVSLVTDG
- the atpC gene encoding ATP synthase F1 subunit epsilon, yielding METLKLDIVTPEGKIFSNDVKSVTLPGSEGEFGVLPGHVGVVTTLSAGVIEIEKKDNKKEIVAINWGYAKVDEKSVDVLVEGAVDINGNSEGEIAQAIANAKKLLEESTDNNVAVSMVVSRIENTAKSSL
- the atpD gene encoding F0F1 ATP synthase subunit beta, with product MVGKIIQVMGPVVDVDFDSYLPAINEALDIDFAVDGRNHKLVLEVAAHIGDNRVRAIAMDMTEGLTRGEKVVARGNPITVPVGEQVLGRIFNVIGEVVDGGEELKNPEKWSIHRTAPSFEDQSTKTEMFETGIKVVDLLAPYSKGGKVGLFGGAGVGKTVVIMELIHNVAFKHSGYSVFAGVGERTREGNDLYHEMKESGVLDKVALCYGQMNEPPGARNRIAFTGLTMAEYFRDEKGLDVLMFIDNIFRYAQSGSEMSALLGRIPSAVGYQPTLASEMGKLQERITSTKKGSITSVQAVYVPADDLTDPAPASVFAHLDATTVLNRKIAEKGIYPAVDPLDSTSRILDPQVVGEEHYKVATSVQQVLQKYKDLQDIIAILGMDELSEEDKKVVERARKIEKFLSQPFFVAEVFTGSPGKYVTLQETLEGFKGILEGKYDHIPENAFYMVGNINEVLEKAEKMKANA